In one Rhopalosiphum padi isolate XX-2018 chromosome 3, ASM2088224v1, whole genome shotgun sequence genomic region, the following are encoded:
- the LOC132925377 gene encoding uncharacterized protein LOC132925377: MFMTEYENLNHMERVYDTGGDKQLIDSAKYFYLPHSYVINDRSRTTKLRVVFDGSAKTSSGVSLNDTLMNEPKIQPDLLDIVVRFRTYKYAFSADITKMYRQVLVHEDHRDYQRVLWRSDPNDEVKVYKLCTVTYGLAPAGFLTISCINRLGDKTTNTKLKEIIKNDFCVDDCLTGADSLLETTELRNELISIMRGGGFELSKWTTNHTDLLPNHNKNEITTVPMDRESVKTLGLYWEPKSDCYTYVVQVPKVKGEVTKRHILAGLATLFDPLGLVGPIILMGKILLQSLWREKIGWDSPVQHHIQLEWETYNNCLNELNSFSIPRWLGSDKNKQIEIHGFADASMKASVRVYICAQ, encoded by the coding sequence atgtttatgactGAGTACGAAAATCTTAATCATATGGAACGCGTTTATGATACGGGCGGCGATAAGCAGTTAATCGATTCcgcgaaatatttttatctaccgCACTCATATGTAATTAACGATCGTAGTAGAACGACAAAGTTACGCGTCGTGTTTGACGGGTCAGCAAAGACTAGTAGCGGTGTGTCATTAAATGACACACTAATGAACGAACCAAAAATACAACCAGACCTATTAGATATCGTGGTACGTTTCAGAAcatataaatatgcattttcGGCGGATATAACGAAAATGTATCGTCAGGTGTTAGTTCACGAAGACCATCGCGACTATCAGCGTGTATTATGGAGATCAGATCCAAATGATGAAGTAAAGGTATATAAACTATGTACTGTTACTTATGGGTTGGCGCCAGCAGGTTTTTTAACAATAAGTTGCATCAATCGTCTCGGCGATAAGACCACTAACACAaagttaaaagaaataattaaaaatgatttttgtgtaGACGATTGCCTGACCGGGGCAGATTCGTTGTTGGAAACAACTGAATTGCGCAACGAATTAATTTCGATTATGCGAGGTGGGGGATTTGAACTATCGAAATGGACAACGAATCATACAGATTTACTtccaaatcataataaaaatgaaataacgaCCGTACCAATGGATAGGGAAAGCGTGAAAACTTTAGGTTTGTACTGGGAGCCGAAAAGTGATTGCTACACGTATGTCGTACAAGTACCGAAGGTAAAAGGTGAAGTAACAAAAAGACACATTCTTGCCGGCCTAGCAACGTTATTTGACCCATTAGGCCTAGTAGGCCCGATAATATTGATGggaaaaatattgttacaaaGTTTATGGCGCGAAAAAATCGGTTGGGACAGCCCAGTTCAACATCACATACAATTGGAGTGGGAAACATACAATAATTGTCTAAATGAGCTCAATTCATTTAGTATACCTCGGTGGCTGGGTTCCGACAAGAATAAACAAATAGAGATACACGGATTCGCTGATGCATCTATGAAGGCATCGgtgcgtgtatatatatgcGCACAATAG
- the LOC132925378 gene encoding zinc finger MYM-type protein 1-like — protein MSKRKISDYFSKNTNQDDCEPTSSKNSTKTPSTLNKMSNISEKTSVLVPVLNSISQSPSVSVFQDQTESMHANENDISLFVNCRLSDADKFTALKNVWLPLPIFEFPLNQKNKKRGLKFQYKWLLQFNWLAYSKIKNGAYCKFCVVFSKCGGIGNQPLNKLVLEAFDAWKKALENVVTISLLFLMLIILLVYIQNNNHQLLRLLTLIAKIKENRAKLIPIIECLILCGRQEIALRGHRDSGKINVNDDSINDGNFRAILRYRGKGDEFLKQNLENDYRYKYIGSKIQNEMIIACGDIIQKKIVKKINDSQCFSILADETTDISTNEQLTLCVRYLDTQNNMCEDFLQYIKVDSLTGISLSSAIINGLISCGVQCDFLFGQGFDGASNMSGKFNGVQAIIREQYPQAIYVHCAAHSLNLAVSTASNIKPIRNCLGILEKMYVFLKTPKRNNALLIAIDKGDFEPKIRTLKRLCATRWVQRYDAVNDFVELFPCVVAALEIITEWNDSSATDAAILLKAIDSEFLISLQITKFLFSYGLPLCKQLQSKKIDLVEAVCLAEDIISALKNIRINIEQEFNNIFLMAEVIKVN, from the exons ATGTCAAAACGTAAAATTAgtgattatttttctaaaaatacaaatcaaGATGATTGTGAACCAACTTCTAGTAAAAATTCAACGAAAACACCAAGTACACTAAATAAA ATGTCGAATATTAGTGAAAAAACATCAGTTTTGGTTCCGGTTTTGAATTCAATATCACAATCGCCTTCAGTGTCAGTATTTCAAGATCAG ACTGAAAGTATGCATGCAAATGAAAATGATATAAGCTTATTCGTAAACTGTAGATTATCAGATGCTGATAAATTTACT gcacttaaaaatgtatggttACCATTGCCAATATTTGAGTTTCctttaaaccaaaaaaataagaaaagagGTTTAAAATTCCAATATAAATGGTTGCTTCAATTTAATTGGCTTGcttactcaaaaataaaaaatggtgcTTATTGCAAGTTTTGTGtagtattttcaaaatgtgGTGGAATAGGGAATCAGCctttaaataaattggtattagAAGCATTTGATGCATGGAAAAAAGCTCTTGAG AATGTAGTTACCATAAGTCTGCTGTTCTTAATGCTGATCATTTTGTTAGTATATATACAAAACAACAACCATCAATTATTGAGGCTGTTGACACTGAtag ctaaaataaaagaaaatagagCAAAACTTATACCTATAATTGAATGTCTTATATTATGTGGACGTCAAGAAATCGCTTTAAGGGGACATAGAGATTCTGGAAAAATTAATGTCAATG ATGATTCAATTAATGATGGAAATTTCCGTGCTATTCTCAGATATAGAGGAAAAGgagatgaatttttaaaacaaaatctagAAAATGATTATCGTTACAAATACATTGGGTCCAAAATTCAAAACGAAATGATCATTGCATGTGgagatataatacaaaaaaaaatagtaaaaaaaataaatgattcacAATGTTTTTCAATACTGGCTGATGAAACAACAGATATCTCAACTAATGAACAACTAACTTTATGTGTGAGATATTTGGatactcaaaataatatgtgtgaagattttttgcaatatataaAAGTAGACAGTCTTACTGGCATTTCACTTTCGTCAGCTATTATAAATG gttTAATTAGTTGTGGAGTTCAATGTGATTTCTTATTTGGTCAAGGATTTGATGGAGCAAGTAACATGTCTGGAAAGTTTAATGGCGTTCAAGCGATTATCCGTGAACAGTATCCACAAGCAATATATGTCCATTGTGCTGCCCATTCACTGAACTTGGCTGTTTCTACTGCAAGCAATATTAAGCCTATTCGAAACTGTTTAGGCATATTGgaaaaaatgtatgtgtttttaaaaactcCAAAGCGTAATAATGCATTGTTAATTGCAATTGATAAAGGTGATTTTGAACCTAAAATCAGAACACTTAAAAGACTTTGTGCCACACGCTGGGTGCAGCGTTATGATGCTGTGAACGATTTTGTCGAACTATTCCCTTGTGTGGTGGCTGCATTAGAAATAATTACAGAATGGAACGACAGTTCTGCCACTGATGCTGCCATATTATTAAAAGCTATTGATAGTGAATTTTTGATCTCACTTCAAATtactaaa tttttattttcctATGGATTGCCACTATGTAAGCAATTACAATCCAAAAAAATTGACTTAGTAGAAGCAGTTTGCCTCGCCGAGGATATAATTTCAGCACTTAAGAATATTAGGATTAATATTGAacaagaatttaataatatattcttaatggCAGAGGTAATCAaagtcaattaa
- the LOC132927221 gene encoding 52 kDa repressor of the inhibitor of the protein kinase-like: MANVISLNLSVKRITKRQTNRANPFTDSDNNKISDINVEHYYRTTIFIPYLDFFIAQLEERFTAHKTIFKGFETIFSKNQFLNASEIESFKNLAEFYSPHVNKDNSLAELKIWRTKILDNSEVIKTGLDALQLCSSSIYTNLNKLLKILCVLPVSTSTPERTFSTLKRVKTYTRNSMLEDRLNGLTLLAVHKDISITSDEVLDEMSMKPRKLELIL, encoded by the exons ATGGCTAATGTTATCAGCTTAAATCTATCGGTGAAAAGAATTACAAAAAGACAAACCAATCGTGCAAATCCTTTTacagattctgataataataaaatatcagacATAAATGTTGAACATTATTATCGAACTACAATATTTATTCCATATTTGGATTTCTTTATTGCACAATTAGAAGAAAGATTTACTGcacacaaaacaatttttaaag gatTTGAgactattttttcaaaaaatcagtTCTTAAATGCAAGTGAAATTGAATCCTTTAAAAATCTGGCAGAGTTTTATTCACCGCATGTAAATAAAGACAACAGTTTGGCTGAACTGAAAATATGGCGAACAAAGATATTGGACAATTCTGAAGTCATTAAAACTGGCCTAGATGCTCTTCAACTCTGCAGTTCctctatttatacaaatttgaataaGTTACTAAAAATTTTATGTGTCCTACCCGTTTCAACATCCACCCCAGAAAGAACGTTTTCAACATTAAAGAGGGTGAAGACATACACCAGAAACTCAATGCTTGAA gaCCGTTTGAATGGATTAACGTTGTTGGCAGTACATAAAGATATTAGCATTACTTCAGATGAAGTCTTGGATGAAATGTCTATGAAGCCAAGAAAACTTGAACTTATACTTTAG